A genomic segment from Glycine soja cultivar W05 chromosome 18, ASM419377v2, whole genome shotgun sequence encodes:
- the LOC114395215 gene encoding uncharacterized protein LOC114395215: MFLHILAHNLKYRVVHFSYCRSMETISRQFKNVLRATMKVSKEYLKFHEYNLESSVENKWRWFKNSIGALDGIHIPVTISAEDRPRYRNRKGDISTNVLGVSGPDLRFIYVLPGWEGSAGDSRVLRDALHRQNCLHIPNGKYFLVDAGYTNGPGFTNNIGDEVTTIQATEEWTRFRDTLAMNMFATYRIRRNFD, encoded by the exons ATGTTTTTGCATATTCTTGCTCACAACCTAAAGTATAGAGTTGTGCACTTTAGTTATTGTAGATCCATGGAAACAATTAGTAGGCAATTCAAGAATGTCCTGCGAGCTACAATGAAAGTAAGCAAAGAATATTTGAAGTTCCATGAGTATAATCTAGAGAGCTCGGTGGAAAACAAATGGAGATGGTTTAAG aATTCGATTGGAGCACTTGATGGAATACATATTCCAGTAACAATTTCTGCAGAAGATAGACCTAGATATCGTAATAGAAAAGGTGATATCTCTACAAATGTTTTAGGAGTTAGTGGTCCAGATTTAAGGTTTATATATGTGTTGCCCGGATGGGAAGGGTCAGCAGGAGATTCTCGAGTATTGCGAGATGCTTTGCATCGTCAAAATTGTCTCCATATACCAAATG GTAAATATTTTCTTGTGGATGCGGGGTATACAAATGGCCCTGGATTT ACAAATAATATTGGAGATGAAGTCACAACTATCCAAGCAACTGAGGAATGGACAAGATTTCGTGATACTTTAGCAATGAATATGTTTGCCACCTATCGAATAAGAAGAAACTTTGATTAG